Within Henriciella litoralis, the genomic segment GCGGAGGCCGCCACTGGTCAGCAGGGCAACATCGGCCAGCGCGAGGGCGATATTCATCCGCCCCGGCGCGGCGAGATAGACCGGCTCCCAATCAGGGTGGAACTTCTCCTTGTAGCGGCGCAGGCCTTCAAAGCCGTAGACGTTTTCGCCATGCGAATAGACGAAGGCACCGAGGCGGCTCAGCACATCGGCTTCGCGTTGGGTCGCAAGACCTGCGAGCGGCGCCATGCCGAGATCGAGCCGCTTGAAGCCTGCCGCGCGGCCCCAAAGGGCAAGCTCAGCAAATAGCGCATCCATCACGGGGCTTGGCGCGTCGGGATGGTGACGCATCAGGTCGATCATCAGGGTTTTGCGGTCGCCCGATTCCCAGACATTTGCGAACGCCATCAGCTGGTCGCCTTTCCAGATCGTCGCGAGGCTGAAGCGGCGCAGATAGTCCTCATCGAACTTGCCAAGCGTGAAGGCTTTCTCTGCGCCTGAGTGACGCGCGAGCCAGGCATCAGAGACCGACTTGTAGACCTCGGCATGCTCATCGAACGCGCCGGGCGGCAGCATTTCAAACCTGTTGTCTTCGCGCTTCAGCTTGTTGACCGCCTGGCGCAAGCGGGCCCGGTCACTGCCCTCCAGCGTGAAGTCTTCGAGATTTATGATCGCGGTCTCACCCACCTTCTGAGCGACCAGCCCAAGATCGAGCGCGACGGGCAGGAAGCTGGCCGGCACCGCATAAAAGATCACATTGGCGCGGGCGCGGTCTGCAAATCGTTTGAAGGCGAAGGCGAGCGTCTGGGCGGCATCTTTCGGCCCAACCGGAGGCCCCATGACGATCCAGTTTCGCCCGCGCACGCCATACATGACAAAGGCGCGACCATCTTCGGAAAACATGAAACGTTTGTCGTCCAGATAGGCGAGCGCACCTTCGGCCTGCGCTGTGCCGGGCGCGCTTAATACGGCGCTTATCTTTTCATCCAGTTCAGCGGTCCGCTCCGGCAGGCCCGGGGCGCCGCGCGGCTGCAAAAGGCGCCAGAAAATGAAGAGCGCCGCCGTAACAGCAACGGTGACGAGCGCCCGCAAGAAGCGAGAGGCATCTGCATCCAGCGCAAAAGTCCACCAGAGGTCATTGCGGTACTGGACGTTGCGATAGGCAAAGAAACCAAGCCAGGCGACCCCGGCCAGGAGCCCGACCAGCAACAGCACGCGCTCTGGCGAAACGGCGATCTCGGAGATCGACCCCTTACGGTAGAAGGCATGTCGCGAGGCGCCCATGGCAACCGTCGCGAGCGCCAGGAAAATCGCCAGGCCAACATGCCCGCCAGCCAGAACCGTCAGCACCGACAGCAAGGCGATGATGATGAGACCCGCAAGCCAGGCAGAGTGCAGGCGCTGCCCGAGGCCCATAGACAGCAGGATGAGAAGCGTGCCCGCAATCGAGGCGACGAAGTGAGAGACTTCGAGCAGGCCAAGCGGCAAGTCGAAGGGCAGATCCTCCAGACTGGCGGGGATCATCAGGGCGGCGAGCACCAGCACGCCTGCAA encodes:
- a CDS encoding phosphatidylglycerol lysyltransferase domain-containing protein, yielding MADPKIEDQKPSTGGSAVRFLAGEAVYLLAPRTFAGLAAIAGVLVLAALMIPASLEDLPFDLPLGLLEVSHFVASIAGTLLILLSMGLGQRLHSAWLAGLIIIALLSVLTVLAGGHVGLAIFLALATVAMGASRHAFYRKGSISEIAVSPERVLLLVGLLAGVAWLGFFAYRNVQYRNDLWWTFALDADASRFLRALVTVAVTAALFIFWRLLQPRGAPGLPERTAELDEKISAVLSAPGTAQAEGALAYLDDKRFMFSEDGRAFVMYGVRGRNWIVMGPPVGPKDAAQTLAFAFKRFADRARANVIFYAVPASFLPVALDLGLVAQKVGETAIINLEDFTLEGSDRARLRQAVNKLKREDNRFEMLPPGAFDEHAEVYKSVSDAWLARHSGAEKAFTLGKFDEDYLRRFSLATIWKGDQLMAFANVWESGDRKTLMIDLMRHHPDAPSPVMDALFAELALWGRAAGFKRLDLGMAPLAGLATQREADVLSRLGAFVYSHGENVYGFEGLRRYKEKFHPDWEPVYLAAPGRMNIALALADVALLTSGGLRKMLGGK